The Macrobrachium nipponense isolate FS-2020 chromosome 27, ASM1510439v2, whole genome shotgun sequence genome includes a region encoding these proteins:
- the LOC135201032 gene encoding mRNA decay activator protein ZFP36L1-like isoform X2 gives MPSEINMLDSDPYKTVLRARWDVDHKAVGGHLPLSKRNSTPVGASMAASTAHSQLLQVQAKTQLSPLTQMETPNLHRRLDRSHSEPVVKGGEGRQANSSRYKTELCRPFEENGFCKYGDKCQFAHGHAELRTLTRHPKYKTELCRTFHTIGFCPYGPRCHFIHNAEERRGASASAGTHPPLSPKKMLHVANSMGLGSTAESPTPPASLHGSPTSSAGSFFDDTFSLFPGGGCGLLDNLAVGLGGAGLGAGPGSPNGSSCSGQGLSDMDLVREGTLLSLAGLDTPPVSPVESLAGDLDSLSLSSSHSSSPTPVTSALDISRSLRLPIFEQLSEQEIVVGAQNV, from the exons ATGCCCAGTGAAATAAATATGTTAGATTCTGACCCGTATAAG ACTGTGTTGCGTGCAAGGTGGGATGTGGATCACAAAGCAGTTGGTGGCCACCTACCTTTAAGTAAGAGAAACTCCACTCCAGTTGGAGCGTCCATGGCAGCGTCTACCGCCCACTCCCAACTCCTTCAAGTTCAAGCTAAAACCCAGCTCAGTCCACTCACACAAATGGAAACTCCCAATCTTCACCGTCGCCTCGACCGCTCACACTCCGAGCCCGTTGTCAAAGGAGGGGAGGGTCGCCAGGCCAATTCATCTCGCTACAAGACGGAGCTGTGCCGACCCTTCGAAGAGAATGGATTTTGCAAATATGGTGACAAGTGCCAGTTCGCCCACGGCCATGCTGAACTCCGAACTCTTACTCGACACCCTAAGTACAAGACGGAGCTGTGCCGAACTTTCCACACGATTGGATTCTGTCCTTACGGTCCCCGATGTCACTTCATCCACAACGCCGAGGAACGTCGAGGGGCTTCCGCAAGTGCAGGAACTCATCCTCCCCTATCTCCCAAGAAGATGCTACATGTAGCGAACTCGATGGGATTGGGAAGCACCGCCGAATCTCCAACCCCACCCGCGTCCCTTCATGGGTCGCCAACGTCATCTGCAGGCTCTTTCTTTGATgataccttctctctcttccctggtgGTGGATGTGGCCTATTGGACAACCTGGCTGTTGGCTTAGGCGGCGCCGGGCTGGGAGCGGGTCCTGGATCCCCCAATGGATCTTCTTGCAGCGGCCAGGGTCTGAGTGATATGGATTTGGTGCGGGAAGGCACCCTGCTTTCCCTAGCTGGGTTAGATACTCCTCCGGTCAGCCCTGTAGAATCCCTGGCAGGGGATCTGGACTCCCTTTCCCTCTCCTCTTCCCATTCCTCCTCTCCAACACCAGTGACGAGTGCCCTTGATATCTCCCGGTCATTGAGGCTGCCCATTTTTGAGCAGCTGAGCGAGCAGGAAATCGTCGTGGGAGCTCAAAACGTGTGA
- the LOC135201032 gene encoding mRNA decay activator protein ZFP36L1-like isoform X1 has protein sequence MSPGILQDTSLLELHSSDTVLRARWDVDHKAVGGHLPLSKRNSTPVGASMAASTAHSQLLQVQAKTQLSPLTQMETPNLHRRLDRSHSEPVVKGGEGRQANSSRYKTELCRPFEENGFCKYGDKCQFAHGHAELRTLTRHPKYKTELCRTFHTIGFCPYGPRCHFIHNAEERRGASASAGTHPPLSPKKMLHVANSMGLGSTAESPTPPASLHGSPTSSAGSFFDDTFSLFPGGGCGLLDNLAVGLGGAGLGAGPGSPNGSSCSGQGLSDMDLVREGTLLSLAGLDTPPVSPVESLAGDLDSLSLSSSHSSSPTPVTSALDISRSLRLPIFEQLSEQEIVVGAQNV, from the exons ATGTCTCCTGGTATACTTCAAGATACAAGTCTGCTTGAACTACATTCATCCGAC ACTGTGTTGCGTGCAAGGTGGGATGTGGATCACAAAGCAGTTGGTGGCCACCTACCTTTAAGTAAGAGAAACTCCACTCCAGTTGGAGCGTCCATGGCAGCGTCTACCGCCCACTCCCAACTCCTTCAAGTTCAAGCTAAAACCCAGCTCAGTCCACTCACACAAATGGAAACTCCCAATCTTCACCGTCGCCTCGACCGCTCACACTCCGAGCCCGTTGTCAAAGGAGGGGAGGGTCGCCAGGCCAATTCATCTCGCTACAAGACGGAGCTGTGCCGACCCTTCGAAGAGAATGGATTTTGCAAATATGGTGACAAGTGCCAGTTCGCCCACGGCCATGCTGAACTCCGAACTCTTACTCGACACCCTAAGTACAAGACGGAGCTGTGCCGAACTTTCCACACGATTGGATTCTGTCCTTACGGTCCCCGATGTCACTTCATCCACAACGCCGAGGAACGTCGAGGGGCTTCCGCAAGTGCAGGAACTCATCCTCCCCTATCTCCCAAGAAGATGCTACATGTAGCGAACTCGATGGGATTGGGAAGCACCGCCGAATCTCCAACCCCACCCGCGTCCCTTCATGGGTCGCCAACGTCATCTGCAGGCTCTTTCTTTGATgataccttctctctcttccctggtgGTGGATGTGGCCTATTGGACAACCTGGCTGTTGGCTTAGGCGGCGCCGGGCTGGGAGCGGGTCCTGGATCCCCCAATGGATCTTCTTGCAGCGGCCAGGGTCTGAGTGATATGGATTTGGTGCGGGAAGGCACCCTGCTTTCCCTAGCTGGGTTAGATACTCCTCCGGTCAGCCCTGTAGAATCCCTGGCAGGGGATCTGGACTCCCTTTCCCTCTCCTCTTCCCATTCCTCCTCTCCAACACCAGTGACGAGTGCCCTTGATATCTCCCGGTCATTGAGGCTGCCCATTTTTGAGCAGCTGAGCGAGCAGGAAATCGTCGTGGGAGCTCAAAACGTGTGA